The following coding sequences lie in one Arachis ipaensis cultivar K30076 chromosome B05, Araip1.1, whole genome shotgun sequence genomic window:
- the LOC107640986 gene encoding uncharacterized protein LOC107640986, translating to MQNKEAIHEVDKRFARWLLDCKIPFNAVMSPYFQDMLDGVAGIGPGYKGPSYDKLRVHLLADLKRESQMLVDSYRSAWKETGCTLMADGLCFVKSVDASSMVKNASHLCTLFSEVIEWIGPNNIVHVVTDNVANYVAAGRLINRKYDNIYWSPCAAHCLNLILKDISSMAHISNLATRASKITVFVYNRTVFLSWLRQRPHWREIVRPGATRFAIVFITLKSIFDRKKELQQLVVDLIFTDHKLERSATSRAVSAIILDAKFWDDCFTEC from the exons ATGCAAAACAAAGAGGCGATACACGAGGTTGATAAACGATTTGCTCGGTGGCTTTTGGATTGTAAAATTCCATTTAATGCTGTGATGTCGCCATATTTCCAAGATATGTTGGATGGTGTTGCTGGTATTGGACCTGGTTACAAGGGGCCTTCTTATGATAAGttaagggttcatttgttggcTGATCTTAAAAGAGAAAGTCAAATGCTAGTTGATAGTTATAGGAGTGCATGGAAGGAAACTGGATGTACCCTCATGGCTGATG GTTTGTGCTTTGTGAAATCAGTAGATGCTTCCAGTATGGTAAAAAATGCTTCACACTTGTGTACTTTGTTTTCTGAGGTGATTGAATGGATTGGCCCAAATAATATTGTGCATGTTGTGACTGACAATGTGGCCAATTATGTTGCTGCTGGTAGGCTTATCAATAGAAAATATGATAATATCTATTGGTCACCATGTGCTGCTCATTGccttaatcttattttaaaagatATAAGCAGCATGGCGCATATTTCTAACCTTGCAACTCGTGCTTCAAAGATCACAGTATTTGTGTACAATCGTACGGTTTTCTTATCTTGGCTAAGACAAAGACCTCATTGGAGAGAAATTGTACGTCCTGGTGCAACCCGGTTTGCAATTGTGTTTATTACATTGAAGAGCATCTTTGACCGTAAAAAGGAGTTGCAACAATTGGTTGTAGATTTAATTTTCACTGATCACAAATTAGAAAGGAGTGCTACTAGTAGAGCTGTGAGTGCTATTATTCTAGACGCCAAATTTTGGGACGATTGCTTTACT GAATGCTAA